The following DNA comes from Thermogemmatispora onikobensis.
GCCTGCACGCTGCTCCTTCTGCTCCTTGAGCAGGAGGCTGGCCGCCTCGCGCGTATTGAGCGGCAGGCGAGGGATGTTCCCAGAAATCTGCGCCAGCTCCTCAACCTGCAGCTCTTCTTTGATCTTGTCTTTCACTACCCGGGCTTGACCCACTCCCCGACCCAGGTTGCGCGCTACCGATTGGAGCGCCCGCGGCCCGAAGAGCGCCAGCCCAAAGAGGAAGATGATTAGCAGATCAATCGGATGAAAGCCCATAGGGGCCACCTTTCGTCTTGGCTCT
Coding sequences within:
- a CDS encoding Sec-independent protein translocase subunit TatA/TatB yields the protein MGFHPIDLLIIFLFGLALFGPRALQSVARNLGRGVGQARVVKDKIKEELQVEELAQISGNIPRLPLNTREAASLLLKEQKEQRAGQSQEAALTPSRAEQANKGAVRDGAAGA